The genomic segment TGCTCTCTATGTTTGTTTGAATCAAACCTCCATCTCACGTCTTCAACTTgagcaaaatgctgctgctcgctttttaacaaatacatctagacgtgcacacatcactcccgttctttacaccctacattggctccctgtgcgttttagaatagattttaagattttattttttgtttttaaggacCTTAATGGCCTAGCCGCGGAATACCTATCCGAGATATTAACCCTGCGTGAGCACAGCCGGTCTTTGCGGTCTTCTAAccaactggttttagaagtcccGAGGTCTAGGTACAAACGATGGGGTGatctgccccgagactctggaacaagttagTCCCTGATATTCGCACAACTACAGATGTTGCTCTTTTTAGGTCTAAACTCAAAACCTAcctgtttagaatggcttttaatacgcagtagtggtgtgacaatttcctcttcctgtttctgtgtaaccttttatgattttactgttttctttttttttttaaactgtaattatgagaCACTCAAAGCAGGAtctggcagatttgccgactttgagagtCAGAAATCCcccccagaagaagcagagttttcatattcaggctgagaaacaggtCGCTGTAGACAATATTAAATATAGCCCAATCATTGTTTTTGCTAAACTccatgatggctaaggaactttatgctgacttttgtagggctttatgTAGGAAAAGTCAAAACGAGTGACAAAATAGCACCAAAACGttgcaaaaacatgttttaaaaaaagtgataaaaatgtcaaaagcatAAACTCTACACGTCTGGCCCTACatgtgattctcatttccaGTCTCTTAGTTAAGTTGAGTTTGCCACCCCTGCCACAGGGTGCTGGGCGTTTTGGTAACACTTCATGGCATAAAGTGTGCACGTAGACTACAGCACTGGTTGGTTCGCTAcgtcacgtgtgtgtgtgtgtgtgtgtgtgtgtgtgtgtgtgtgtgtgtgtgtgtgtgtgtgtgtgtgtgtgtgctaatcaGAGGTTAGAAAGGGAATCACAGGTGAGAAGGGGAAGGAGGAATTAGGATCTGGGAAGCCACACAGCTTTTCAACCTCAGCTGTTAttaaatgcatgtataaaataCCTATAAAAAGAGTGACTTTGAAAGATTAAAAACGAGCAGACGAGATCTaaaacatctcacacacacgtCTGAATTGGCTACAACAATATGGTTATTACACAGATCCGgtgtgacacaaacacaaacgctACACTGCTTTGTTACCTCTGGATTATTTCTTCCACTGCTGGAATACAAACTCCCCGACAACCAAGTGACTTCAAACACAGAGTTTTATTGTGTTTAAATGTAGAAAACGGTGAAAAAAGTGAGTCTCAGTGTTCACACAATCACGTGCCAAGATTGAAATTCAACTCAAAATCAAAATGTGATCCTGGAAGAGGGagtaaaaacatttaatttgcattttCACATATTATTACACGGcttgtattttgaaaatgccAGATTTAAACAATATAGTCGAAATCAATCTTAAATGCTATTAatgtgcaaacaaaacattcaaaCATTTGTGTTGCAGTGAATCAAAGACAGAAAATATCTGATGATACAATTACAAAATCCAAAAATTTCTAAGGCAGAAATCAAACACAAAATCAAACCGCAGCCACGTTACGCTGGGTTTCCACCGGCACGTCTCCGCCGGCACGTCTCCGCCGTATCTGTGACGTGAAGCGCAGTTGTGTCACCACAACATGATGCTAACGGTGTTCATGTTTTGCAGACAATGACATGTTGGTGTTGATGTTTTCTATCAGTTTCTATCTGGCCTAACACAGCTGTTGGAAGTGTTCTGCTCCTGGCACACACTTTGCCATTTAGTTGGTAATAACGTTATATTACTAGCAACAAGCTAGTTGTTGTGTggtcagccctatggtcccacagctctatgttcccatagctctatgttcccacagcactatgttcccacagccctatggtcccacagctctatgttcccatagctctatgttcccacagccctgttcccacagctctatgttcccatagcactatggtcccacagctctatgttcccatagctctatgttcccacagccctatgttcccacagccctatgttcccatagccctatgttcccacagccctatgttcccatagctctatgttcccacagccctatgttcccatagccctatattcccacagccctatgttcccatagctctatgttcccacagccctatgttcccatagccctatgttcccacagctctatgttcccacagccctatgtccccacagcactatgttcccatagctctatgttcccacagccctatgttcccacatttctaggacattttcaaaattaggtcttgtgttcctacatttcccttcaatttaagccctatcctcatACTAGATTTTTTGGAAGCCCTTTATAgtaactgaatgaatgaatgagtatgggttagggttaaccctaacccatagGGCTgcgggaacataggcacgctcccgttGTCATTGCTGcaatgctaacgttaccacaatgctactactactaaaacaaatatataaaaactcaCCATGAGTACCCACTTTTTgccaagctagctgttagcaTCCCTGTAGTCATATAGAGACGTATCATACAGGAAGCTATATcttatatatcttttaatgTACACGTATAGCATGTGTGTTTACACGGCAGAATCTATTGGAGGCACGTTGGCGAGTCTgctctctcattggctaccgCTCTGCGAAAGTTGACCCTGAGTTGACTTTGGGAGAGCGGTGAACATCCGGCACTTTCGCCGCCGTCAGCGGATTTCGGTCATACCGCCGTCCTCAGAGGGAACCAATTGAAATGCTCCGCTCTGCCGTTACTTCAGCTGCCTGTGGAAACCCAGCGTTAAGAGATTTAAGGTCACTCCATTTTACTGGACGATTGTCTGTGACAAATAATAAAGTTTCTTCTTCTGAAATCAGACCTTAAAGTGAAATGTCTTGCTCAGTTTAAACACACAGTCAAACTGTAACTTCAGAAAGCTTTTAGGAACTTATCAAATTACATAATATGTGTAAATTGTAGCTGTTTATATTCTTCAGCTACTTGATAGGTTATCTGATATTTTCATCAAAATATAAAACTGCAGTTCACTGATTGTTTTGATATTTAAACCTCGATATGTTTCTGTCTTTTATTAAATAGTATAACTTTATTGTCAtgattttactgtatatttttaataataaagtgCAGTTTGAAAGTTAGTGCTGAAGTCAGAAATCAGATCCTTTTCGAGCTGCCAAACTTAAATCTGAATCATAGTTTACAGGATCTGTTTCATCAACAATAATCAGTCTGCTTTATGTCTTCATATATTTTAGTAAAGCTCTTCTCGTGACGCATTCATACATGTAGCTATGAAAAGTAAAGGTTTGTTCTTTAAACTCGTCATTTTTGTTCAGACTTCGACATCTTCGGATCAACTGAAGATGTCACATTTTATGCTGCCGACTATGTTTTAAACAATATATCATATTTATAATAATGCTGCCATTTGTTTTTGAGAATCAAACTCTTAATTTGGCAGGTCAGAGCTGAAGACAGGAACTGGTTCATGCTCCTGACTTTGAACTCTCATAGGCGTATTGGTTTTACTTTGGCAGCCACTTCCTGTGGTTCTCGCGGGTTTTTAATTCATTATATGAATACGTACAAATATAATGCACTGAAACATTACAACTGATCCACTTTAGAGTCAGTTCCTCCAGAGCTGAATCATGGGTAATATTCTGTCACGGAGTAAAACTTAAATATCGTTTAACGTCAAAAAGATTAAAAGGCACATTCAGTGATGCAGAGCGGTCAGTCAGATGCTACGTTAGTGTTAAATCACCGTCTGACATTTTAGTAAGTCACGTTTTCAGTCTTCTTCAGATTCTGCTAACGTCAGGCTAACGTCAAGCTAACATCCAGCTAACGTTTTGAGCTTAAAACGTAGTTAGATTTTTCTTAGATTTTAGGAAACTTTACAGCCAACTTTTCTCTTTTAACATTTcaagtaaaaatacaaacaataatGCATGAATGACTGTCTGTTGTGACCCCAGGCAGTGGACAAGTATTTAAACCTTCCTCTGAACAGCAAACCTGAAAGTCAGCCAAAGTGATTGAAGTGGTTTTCCAGCATTGATGATATGATGACATCTGATCAGACTGAAAACACAGACAGGGGTTTATGGGATTTGCTGGTGAGAAGATTGGTCGAACGTTCTGTCCCAACGCCACGCGAGGAGACTTTTTGGCATCTCGAGGTGACTTAAAAGGTTCAGTCAGGTCTGTTAGTGAACCTGCGTCATAGTGAGTACGTCTACATGCACACTAATtagatacaggtcatgtaaacagtaCATCCTTTTGGATATTCTGTATAAGGCCTTTTTCTAAATTTAGCATTTTATATTAACCCtgctgttgtcctcgggtcacatttgacccattttcaaaaagtttctatttttagaattttttattattataaaagaacgttgaaaaaaagtgacaaatgtcaggaaaagcttcaaaaacgcggggggaaaaacatacaaaaacatcaaaaggtgCAGAAAAGAACGTtgggaaaaagtgacacaagAGTGGCTCGGTGGAAAagcaaccaaattgtcaaaaaagacgtccaaaacgttgaaaaatagttaaaatttgaacccagaaaaactaaaagttgcccGGTCGACgggaggacaacaggagggctAAGACGTGTGATATGTCGGACGTTTTCGGGTTTATGAGCCATTCTGTGGACGTGTATACAACACATTCAGAACctgcgtctcaatcagggttttacTGCAGCTTgtgacagtttacggcctctcgcctgtttacggcttacggTCGGCTCGgagcgttgctatggttactggacacaaaccaaccggccgacagtttgcagggctgcagacctgaaaagaaggagaaacagcTACTGTTAAACATCATCAGAGACTGGGATATCAACGAGCTTTTCTAGAAACTGGTTGAAggaactagtaactaaagtaactagtaactaaagtaactagtaactaaagctggaacagatgaatgtagcggagtaactaaagtaactagtaactaaagctggaacagatgaatgtagcggagtaactaaagctggaacagatgaatgtagtggagtaactaaagtaactagtaactaaagctggaacagatgaatgtagtggagtaactaaagtaactagtaactaaagctggaacagatgaatgtagcggagtaactaaagtaactagtaactaaagctggaacagatgaatgtagtggagtaactaaagtaactagtaactaaagtaactagtaactaaagctggaacagatgaatgtagcagagtaactaaagtaactagtaactaaagctggaacagatgaatgtagcagagtaactaaagtaactagtaactaaagctggaacagatgaatgtagcggagtaactaaagtaactagtaactaaagctgtaacagatgagtgtagcggagtaactaaagtaactaaagctggaacagatgaatgtagtggagtaactaaagtaactagtaactaaagctggaacagatgaatgtagcggagtaactaaagtaactagtaactaaagctgtaacagatgagtgtagcggagtaactaaagtaactaaagctggaacagatgaatgtagtggagtaactaaagtaactagtaactaaagctggaacagatgaatgtagcggagtaactaaagtaactagtaactaaagctggaacagatgaatgtagcggagtaactaaagtaactagtaactaaagtaactagtaactaaagctggaacagatgaatgtagaggagtaactaaagtaactagtaactaaagctgtaacagatgaatgtagtggagtaaaaagtccaacatttctctctgagatgtagaaagtggcatgaagagaaaagactccTGAGCTGTTAAATGAAATCTAAGTGGACAGTTACCCTTTAAATGCAGCCTTGTTGCTCTGCCCCCCCTCTCAGAGGAGTTTGGGCCTGGCTGGATTGGCCCTGACCGAGGAAAAGGCCCCGATGTGCGTGATGAGGTTGGGTTCCACGCTGTGCGCCCTCTCGCCGGCGATCGTCCTCGCCATGCGGTACAGAACCATGTCCTTGGCGTTGCCCTTGGCGCAGAACGAGCCGTCCAGGTACTCGGCCACCCGCAGCGAGGCGTTGCCGGGGAACAGCATGGCCGGCGTGCAGCACTCCGTCGCCGGGGAGACGGCGTAGAGCTGCGGGGAGAGCCGGCGCGCCTCCAGGAGGTAGTGGCGCCCCAGCAGCTCGGCGGCCGCCATGACGTAGAGCGTGAAGAAGAGGAGGCGGCCGGCCGACGGCGAGAAGGAGCAGGAGCAGTGGTTCCAGAGCGCCGCGGCGAGCAGGAGGGCCGTGGCCCCGACCAGCCCCAGGCCCACCCACTCCAGGATGCGGTACGGCTCGGGGTTCCAGTAGCGCTGCAGCCGCTCCGGGTGATACAGCTTGACGTAGAGCGTGTGGCGGGCGAAGCGGCGAGACAGCAGCTCCTTCACCACGGAGAAGAAGTCCGGCTTCGGCAGCGCGTCGTCCTCCAGGACGATCACGTGTCGGGGCTGAACCAGCTCCCAGCCCTTTCGGAGACAGAAGACGTAatccctcttctccctctcgAAGGTGTTGGCTCGCTCGCGGCGGTCCCTCTGCTGCTCCGCCGGGGATCGCCGGATCACCCTGCACCATGGAAAGTACAAACAGACGttttaaaaaggaaaggaaGCCTTAATTTAGGCTGCGAAACATTTCAGTTAGAGCTAagggtgcaagatatatcgactcaatatcatTATCGCAATATTTCTTAAAGAcaaaattagggctgtcctcgactaaagaactccttagtctTAGACTAACACTTctaggatttagtcgactaaccgattagttgatttaatcgacagagctgtgctctttgagaggtggttaagactagaaaagcacaatataaatgtagttaattaaccatctgtaaaactgagtttctccacaattaatcctgcaaaagcaccactttaaatcttgtgtttaccataaatgtgctcagaagtttcttggaaatgagtaattcagcatgaataagcataaaaaatgactaatggactaaagaaatcttagtcgactaagaccaaaacgaccgattagtcgactaatcgactaagaggtggcagctctGGTATAAATATGTGTCAAAGCGTTCTAAAATACAGtactgtggtgctgcagagacgcaccataatcatttttctttttttatatttttcaatgaaaatgagaataatgatgcaaaaacgatcattccctccaaaaataatcgcaatttgatattttcctcatatggtgcagccctTCCCTGGAGCCACAGGTTCAGACCATCTGGAGAACAATAGACCACGAGGACCAGACCTGAAGTGGGCCTCCAGCAGCTTGGCGTCCTGGTTCTCCAGGTGCCCGCTTTCCACGTCGCAGACCAAGACCTCGGCGCACGGCCGCGCCCCGCAGCCCCCCAGCAGGACGCTCAGCTGCCGCGTCACCTGGAGCAGGTAGTGGAAGTCCCGCCCCTCACTCCGCCTGGCCGTCACCACGGTAACCAGCAGCTCGGGGCCACCGTATCCGGAAGCCGTGGAGGGAGGAGGAGCTGCGGAGGCGCCCTGCCAGAAGAGCAGCGCGCCGCGGCCGCGCTCCAGGCTCTCCTGCAGCGCCTGGTCACTCATGGAGTCGAGGTAGACGGAGCGGAGGAAGAAGGAGGAGTAGAGCATGCGGTGGCAGCTCAGGGGCAGCACCACGCAGAACGTCACCACGCACAGGGTCACCGCCCGGGTCACCGCGCTGGACCATCGCAGGTACTGGCTGAGGAACGCTCGGCATCGAGGCATCGGTGACGCAGCCGACAGCAACCTGCACCGGGATGTTCCCAGCATGCAGTTGGTGAACGGAGCGCTGAGGGTTTCAGTTCCGTCGTCTGGAGAAGGAGACgagaggaaaataaaaagaaatctctcaGTTATTgtacaaaaacatggaaaccaCAGCGCCGGGATGCacatcaatatcaatatcataTCCCGTCGATAAAAGCACGGCCCCGTCTTTCCTACCGATTCGTACGATCCCCCCCACCAATTAGGCGTCAGGGCACGGCGAGCTGTCGGTCGTATCAGTACCCGTTAGAGTTGAGTATTGCCAATaaaaagtgacacacacacacacacacacacacacacacacacacacacacacagtctcacagggcagcactgtggcctcacagcaagagggttctgtgttcgaatccaggtggattttctgtgtggagtttgcatgttctccccatgtttgcgtgggtttcctccgggtgctccggttctccagtcagtgcccttgatcaaggcactggctcagagttggtccccgggcgctgtcattggctgcacactgctcccttgagggaggggttaaatgcagagaatgaatttcgctacatgtatgtaaatgtaaataaagtacctttacacACACTTGTAATAAGAGTCTGGGTTAGAACATGTGACAGACGCTGCAAACTTTAGAAAGAAAAACTAATTTTGAGTTAAGAAAGTATATTTTTAATCTCATGTATTTTTGTGATAGCATTGCCTGCTTTGTAGTTAAACTCAACTAACTTAAATATTGTTTATTGTGTGTCCACGTCACTTTTTCCCAACGTTTTGTCGCTGTTATTAACCTTTtcattgtttagtttttttgcatttctttcttttgttcgTTTTAAGGAGATATCTTTGCATTTTAAACTGTAAGTTAAGATAGTtcatggcgataatagtcaggGTTAGAAAATGTTACAACCTTTGCAACCAAATTTGGGttgtattgatgtgttttctgtAATATGCAGtattggaaaagaaaaaacggACGGAGGGGTGTACTctcaacacatacaaacatgttACAAAGTCATTTTAGTGTAGAATAAAAAGTTTCAATAGCAAGTTTCTGTCCTAATCCTAATTCCATGATGTTACATTTCCCCCTAGGGTCAGGTAGGCTACTGGTGCAACCGACCCGGACTGAGTTGGAACCATGGGAGACCcttttttaggggggctcaaacTAAATCAATTTGAGTGTTTCAAGTGAGAGTTTGGGAACATGTcagttagtgacagaggacaaacagtTAGCCTGCAGGTCCAGAGGACTTGAAACAGGTgtaatatcctgtgtgtgtgtctgagagtaAACCATGCATCTTCTGTTTGGGTTGCAAAGACAACATGGTCACACACAGCctagaacagacacacacagcatagaacagacacacacacagcctagaacagacacacacagcctagaacagacacacacacagcctagaacagacacacacacacacagcctagaacagacacacacacacacacacacacacagcctagaacagacacacacacagcctagaacagacacacacacacacacacacagcctagaacagacacagacacacacacacacagcctagaacagacacacacacacacagcctagaacagacacacacacacacacacacacacacacacacacagcctagaacagacacacacagcctagaacagacacacacacagcctagaacagacacacacacagcctagaACAGACACATGGAACTAGTTAGTAACACATTTTGGAAGGTATTGGCTTAAAATAAAAAGctccaacacacaaacacaaacacacacacacacacacactcagaaatgTTACAACCGTCCCATGTCTGCCTCTCTCTAGGCGTCAGGAGTGAGCTCGCGGGTCACAATGATGAAGACAGTGACAGGAGTTGCAGTCAAAGAGCTGCAGCGGTCATGTGTTCCTACAGAGAGTAACAGCTGCAGCCTACACGTTAATGatcaaaaatgactttaaaacgGCGCGTGGCCTATATAGCTGCCGTAAATGGGACACCAATCTCCCGGGAGATGTTTACAacatctggctccgcccctgcaCTAACGCAACACATCttcctgtaacacacacacacacacacacacacacacacacacacacacacacacacacacacacacacacacacacacacacacacacactgtagcctTGTGTAAAGCGTGTTTTATGTGTTTGGTGTTCCTCTAACC from the Perca flavescens isolate YP-PL-M2 chromosome 2, PFLA_1.0, whole genome shotgun sequence genome contains:
- the pgap4 gene encoding post-GPI attachment to proteins factor 4, with amino-acid sequence MLGTSRCRLLSAASPMPRCRAFLSQYLRWSSAVTRAVTLCVVTFCVVLPLSCHRMLYSSFFLRSVYLDSMSDQALQESLERGRGALLFWQGASAAPPPSTASGYGGPELLVTVVTARRSEGRDFHYLLQVTRQLSVLLGGCGARPCAEVLVCDVESGHLENQDAKLLEAHFRVIRRSPAEQQRDRRERANTFEREKRDYVFCLRKGWELVQPRHVIVLEDDALPKPDFFSVVKELLSRRFARHTLYVKLYHPERLQRYWNPEPYRILEWVGLGLVGATALLLAAALWNHCSCSFSPSAGRLLFFTLYVMAAAELLGRHYLLEARRLSPQLYAVSPATECCTPAMLFPGNASLRVAEYLDGSFCAKGNAKDMVLYRMARTIAGERAHSVEPNLITHIGAFSSVRANPARPKLL